In Miscanthus floridulus cultivar M001 chromosome 5, ASM1932011v1, whole genome shotgun sequence, one genomic interval encodes:
- the LOC136453058 gene encoding probable xyloglucan glycosyltransferase 1 — protein sequence MAQWWGREARGGGAGTSVVVKMESPDWAVPESAAAAAGGKAGRGKNARQITWVLLLKAHRAAGKLTGAASAALSVAAAARRRVAAGRTDDDAGATPPGESPALRTRFYGFLRASLVLSMLLLAVDVAAHLQGWHLAVDVPDLLAVEGLFAAGYASWVRVRLEYLAPALQFMANACVVLFLIQSADRLILCLGCLWIKLKGMKPAPKAAGKGSDDVEAGTTGEFPMVLVQIPMCNEKEVYQQSIGAVCGLDWPRPNFLVQVLDDSDDAATSALIKEEVEKWQCEGVRILYRHRVIRDGYKAGNLKSAMNCSYVKDYEFVVIFDADFQPQPDFLKRTVPHFKGNEDVGLVQARWSFVNKDENLLTRLQNINLCFHFEVEQQVNGIFLSFFGFNGTAGVWRIKALEDSGGWMERTTVEDMDIAVRAHLKGWKFLFLNDVECQCELPESYEAYRKQQHRWHSGPMQLFRLCFVDIIKSKIGFWKKFNLIFLFFLLRKLILPFYSFTLFCIILPMTMFIPEAELPAWVVCYIPATMSLLNILPAPKSFPFIVPYLLFENTMSVTKFNAMISGLFQLGSAYEWVVTKKSGRSSEGDLIALVEKQSKQQRVGSAPNLDSLTKESSNLKKDSKKKKHNRIYRKELALSFLLLTAAARSLLSVQGIHFYFLLFQGVSFLVVGLDLIGEQVE from the exons ATGGCGCAGTGGTGGGGCCGGGAGGCGCGGGGTGGCGGCGCGGGCACGtcggtggtggtgaagatggagAGCCCGGACTGGGCCGTCCCGGagtcggcggccgcggcggcgggggGCAAGGCTGGCCGCGGCAAGAACGCTCGCCAGATCACGTGGGTGCTGCTGCTCAAGGCGCACCGCGCCGCGGGGAAGCTCACgggcgccgcctccgccgcgctgtccgtcgccgccgccgcgcggaggCGGGTGGCGGCGGGGCGGACCGACGACGACGCCGGCGCCACGCCGCCCGGGGAGAGCCCCGCCCTGCGCACCAGGTTCTACGGCTTCCTCCGCGCCTCCCTCGTCCTGTCCATGCTCCTCCTCGCCGTCGACGTCGCCGCGCACCTCCAGGGCTGGCACCTCGCCGTCGACGTCCCCGACCTGCTCGCCGTCGAGGGCCTCTTCGCCGCCGGGTACGCGTCCTGGGTGCGCGTCCGCCTCGAGTACCTCGCGCCGGCGCTGCAGTTCATGGCGAACGCGTGCGTCGTGCTCTTCTTGATCCAGAGCGCCGACCGCCTTATCCTCTGCCTGGGTTGCCTCTGGATCAAGCTCAAGGGCATGAAGCCTGCTCCCAAGGCTGCTGGCAAAGGGTCGGATGACGTCGAGGCCGGCACAACCGGGGAGTTTCCCATGGTGCTCGTGCAGATTCCAATGTGCAACGAGAAGGAG GTGTACCAGCAATCTATTGGTGCTGTTTGCGGTCTGGATTGGCCAAGGCCCAACTTCTTGGTGCAGGTGctagacgattctgatgatgctGCCACTTCAGCACTTATTAAAGAGGAGGTGGAGAAGTGGCAATGCGAAGGCGTTCGCATATTGTACCGACACCGAGTAATTCGTGATGGCTACAAGGCTGGAAATCTCAAGTCAGCCATGAACTGCAGCTATGTAAAAGATTATGAGTTTGTTGTTATCTTTGATGCTGATTTTCAACCCCAGCCAGACTTCCTGAAGCGAACTGTGCCCCATTTCAAG GGCAATGAGGATGTTGGGTTAGTTCAGGCAAGGTGGTCTTTTGTGAACAAGGATGAGAACTTGTTAACTAGGCTGCAAAATATAAACCTTTGCTTCCACTTTGAGGTGGAGCAGCAGGTTAATGGGATCTTCCTCAGTTTCTTTGGATTCAACGGAACGGCGGGAGTGTGGAGAATAAAGGCACTTGAGGATTCAGGTGGATGGATGGAGCGGACAACAGTGGAGGACATGGATATTGCTGTCCGAGCACATCTCAAGGGCTGGAAGTTTCTGTTCCTTAACGATGTTGAG TGCCAGTGTGAATTGCCAGAGTCATATGAGGCATACCGAAAACAGCAACACCGATGGCATTCTGGTCCCATGCAGTTGTTTAGACTCTGCTTTGTGGATATTATTAAATCAAAG ATTGGATTTTGGAAGAAGTTCAACCTcatatttcttttctttctccttcGCAAGCTTATTTTGCCCTTCTATTCCTTCACTCTTTTCTGCATCATCCTTCCCATGACAATGTTTATTCCTGAAGCTGAGCTCCCTGCCTGGGTTGTGTGCTACATTCCGGCAACCATGTCCTTGCTGAACATCCTCCCAGCCCCCAAATCCTTCCCATTTATTGTCCCCTATCTCCTATTTGAGAATACCATGTCAGTAACCAAATTCAACGCCATGATTTCTGGCTTGTTCCAGCTCGGGAGTGCCTACGAGTGGGTCGTCACCAAGAAATCAGGCCGTTCTTCCGAGGGTGATCTCATTGCCCTCGTCGAGAAGCAGTCTAAACAGCAAAGGGTAGGGTCTGCACCCAACCTTGATTCCCTTACAAAGGAGTCTTCCAATCTAAAAAAGGACTCCAAAAAGAAGAAACACAATAGGATATACAGGAAGGAGCTAgcactctccttcctcctcttaaCAGCAGCTGCTCGGAGCCTGctatcggtgcaaggaatacattTCTACTTCCTTCTGTTCCAAGGGGTATCATTCTTGGTTGTTGGGCTCGATCTAATCGGTGAGCAAGTCGAGTGA
- the LOC136453057 gene encoding EKC/KEOPS complex subunit PCC1-like, with amino-acid sequence MATASVPPASSSGGWDFTCNLEVDYGSEENASIVYKTLAVDKELQPDKVKREMTLSGSKLAVRFAAVEARFLRASFNAFVDLMGLATKLVEEYGVATEGHS; translated from the exons ATGGCTACCGCTTCCGTTCCACCAGCATCTTCCTCCGGCGGCTGGGACTTCACCTG TAACCTTGAAGTTGATTATGGGTCTGAGGAAAATGCATCCATAGTCTACAAAACGTTGGCGGTTGACAAGGAG TTGCAGCCTGACAAGGTGAAGAGAGAGATGACTCTATCAGGCAGCAAGCTGGCCGT GCGCTTTGCAGCTGTGGAGGCCCGGTTTCTACGAGCATCGTTTAACGCATTTGTGGATCTTATGGGACTCGCGACGAAGCTTGTCGAGGAATATGGTGTGGCCACGGAAGGGCATTCTTGA